A single region of the Zootoca vivipara chromosome 2, rZooViv1.1, whole genome shotgun sequence genome encodes:
- the CDC42EP4 gene encoding cdc42 effector protein 4 — protein MPILKQLVTNSANSKRRSRADLTAEMISAPLGDFRHTMHVGRAGDAFGDTSFLNSKAGEAEQEAAEETSSSSKPGLLSRKFRSSKRSQSVTRGDRRDMLGSLRDSAIFVKNAVSLPQLTEKETDRSGGKQLAKSLSSSPVKKAPEAKTPEEKHMNGAAAALSSGPHSPGLEERAFGDITDLPLVVPKGSYGMKHAESIMSFHIDLGPSMLGDVLSIMDKDPWEQEDSGYHGAEDPQREGGPAEALTGHWLGQESKLLQDSLVQSDDIRATTYSPGSARSITSRLTVDSSSISSGTSVGEEQRTLVSRGQNQGVPEHTRQDAAKQPEKEFSFMDEEDDEIRV, from the coding sequence ATGCCTATTTTGAAGCAGCTGGTGACAAATTCCGCCAACTCCAAGCGCCGCTCTCGGGCCGACCTGACGGCAGAGATGATCAGCGCTCCCCTCGGCGACTTCCGCCACACCATGCACGTGGGGCGGGCTGGTGATGCTTTTGGGGACACCTCCTTCCTCAACAGCAAGGCTGGGGAGGCGGAACAGGAGGCCGCCGAGGAGACAAGTTCCTCATCCAAACCGGGCCTGCTGTCACGCAAGTTCCGCAGCAGCAAGCGGTCTCAGTCGGTCACCCGGGGCGACCGGCGGGATATGCTGGGCTCTCTGAGGGACTCTGCCATTTTTGTGAAGAATGCTGTCTCCCTCCCTCAGCTTACTGAGAAGGAGACGGACAGGAGCGGTGGGAAGCAACTAGCCAAGAGCCTTTCCTCCAGCCCTGTCAAGAAAGCCCCCGAGGCGAAGACCCCTGAAGAGAAGCACATGAACGGTGCGGCAGCCGCTCTTAGCTCTGGGCCCCACAGTCCTGGCTTGGAAGAGCGGGCCTTTGGTGACATAACGGACCTGCCCTTGGTAGTGCCCAAGGGCAGCTACGGCATGAAGCACGCAGAGTCCATCATGTCCTTCCATATTGATCTGGGGCCCTCCATGTTGGGGGATGTCTTGAGCATCATGGATAAGGACCCATGGGAGCAAGAGGATTCTGGTTATCATGGTGCAGAGGACccccagagggagggaggccctGCGGAGGCACTGACAGGCCACTGGCTTGGCCAAGAAAGCAAACTCCTCCAGGATTCCTTGGTTCAATCGGATGACATCAGAGCAACAACCTACAGCCCTGGATCTGCCCGCAGCATTACCAGTCGCCTGACAGTGGACAGCAGCTCCATCTCCAGTGGCACCTCTGTGGGAGAGGAACAGCGTACTTTAGTCTCCAGGGGACAGAACCAGGGCGTTCCAGAGCATACGAGGCAGGACGCTGCTAAACAGCCGGAAAAGGAATTCTCCTTCATGGATGAGGAAGACGACGAGATAAGAGTATAA